DNA sequence from the Gadus morhua chromosome 21, gadMor3.0, whole genome shotgun sequence genome:
GCAAACTAAGAACTGTAAAAAAACTTTTAACAATTACAATGGGTCGTAGAACAGAAGAAAACGCTCAATGGACATAATATATATGTTTCATGTTGAAAGAAAAGGAgtgatattttattttcatgaccAATAACTTGTATTACAAAACGTCAATCAAACTAATGGGCGATAGACCCGGACACGGCTTGGGAGGGATGAGATATCAAAGGATCCTTCTCATGATttgaagaaaatatataaatgcatatCTAACTAATCAATtgtactgttttttttgttctctaCAGCTAGTACAGGAAGAATACACATTGGACGACATCCTCCACAATGTGACGAGAGACGACCTGAAGTGTTTAAGACTCAGGTATACCATGCAATACCGTACAATTTTCTATTATACAATACTATACCTCACTATACTATATTCTACAATACTTAACTATATCATACCCTGCCATACCATTCTATATTAAACAGTAGTATACAATACTATACCATATCATACTATACTATATTATTATACCATACTATACTACACCATATCGTACTATATTATACAGTCCAATACAATACTATACTACACCATACCACACTATATTATACGCATTATGCAATACTACAGCGTACCCTACTATGCAATACGATACTACACAATACCACAGCGTGCTGTACTATACAAATAGTATACCACAATAATCATTTCCTTAGTTAATAATACTGTACCATATTATACTTTAGCTTAAAATTATGTGTGaaacataaacaacaaaaatatcCTTCAAGCTGCTTGTACTAACAAGTCTTTCTGTCCCTTCTAATAattgtatttgtgcgtgtgtctattcTGTGGACAGAGGGGGGGTGCTCTGCAAGCTGTGGAAGGCCATCAAGGACTACAGGAAGAACCCTGGATGAGGCGTGACCGGGACCCGGGACCTGGTCACCTAGCAACAGCCCAACGACCCCCCTCTCTGTTCCACCGAGTGCTTCTGCGCCGTCCTCTTGCTGTCCTGTTTTGTTACCATCATGCTTTCTTAAACCTCAGTATTTATTCCAAAAGGGACCCTTTGACTTCAAGGCGCAGCGGACCTGTCTTGTGTGCGCACCCCGTTTTTGCGGGGTACCGTCGTTTTCAAACTCCGTTGCCAACGTTCTCGTGGAGAGTTTATGGAatcgtgttttttttatttaaggctCACTtgagcttttactttgaaagtgTATAGCAGAAGAAAAGGGACAAACAGTTGAAGTGCCactaatgtttgtttttgtttgttttcagccATTTAGCTGAGAATTAGTCAAGCGTAACAGCTGACGCCCCTGAGAATTCACCCTGATCACATTCGTTTTCTGTAAATCACTGTTGGGAGATAGAGACGAAAGGCGCTTAAAATTTAGATGCtcgtatttatttgtttaaagaATTGATTTAAAATGAACTATCTTCAAGCCAGCCTGTTGGTTTATCCTCATTACCAATTAACTTTATTAGGATGGAAATCTTATAATCACTACTTTATTTTAATGATGTTTTAATATTGACCTTCATGGCgtatcttttgtttttttatttcacttttaactttgtatttgtttttcaacCTTTTGTTAAGAGCCAATTTTGTTTACTGTCATTTGTGGTATGTTCATTTGTGGGAAGAAGGTTATAGGTAGATATCTTAAATATGTGTTCATGTTATTTGTAATGCCATCAGAAAACAGGGCTAGataatgtctgtgtgcattgAATCATTCTTAATATACTAAACGTTTGAAACATACATTGTTTAAGTATTTTAGAGCTATTGCAGACGATCGGACATAAGTTGTATACTTTGTAAGCTTAAACCAGCCTAGTGGGTCCACATAATTGTTTTCATTGTACATTGACACTATATTATTGGTGTTTTAACCGATTATGATTAGAAATCTAATTATTTAATTCAGTGTATAACTTCAAAATGTGCATTACATTATAAATTGTCAAGTTTATCACttgtttatattatttaatGCTTCAATTGAATAATGAGGAAAATAGTTGAGGACACCTGTCAGTTTTGTTTCTTATTTATTTGAGCTAATGAATTTGTgcacaataaatatattttgtctTGTACCTGAAATCACCACCACATATCAGTTTTTTGTatcactatctatctatctatatgaaTTCtgctacacacagacatgctatgtctatttgattttattattttaatattcacacacagacagatatatatatatatatatatatatatatatatatatatatatatatatatatatatatatatatatatacatacatacaggtgtgtgtgtgtgtgtgtgtgtgtgtgtgtgtgtgtgtgtgtgtgtgtgtgtgtgtcagctcaGAGGACCTCAGCATAATCTTCATGAGaggttattttaatttatttctgAATCAAAGGATAAGTAGGCCTATCATGCATAATGAATCTGACAATTCAGTCCAATTTTGAGTTTCAAGCAGAGGATAATATGTGAGGCTGGATAAAATCAAAACCCGCATAGTCTCCCTTACTAAACGCTATAGTATTCGAGAGGACCACAGTGCTATGCGTGCTACAGGTGGAGCACGAGGAGCAGCCATCCTTCAGGAAGCAAATGCCCGAGTGGCTGGCCGTGACGTCAACAGAGGagcctcctcccaccccctcccgaGGTGATGTCTCATCCTGCCCGCTCTGTTGTGATGATGAGTCGATAACAACGTAAACGCCGCCATCACCAATCGCCCTTTACGTTACGACACTATGGATCCAGGGATGTTTCGATGAAGACACCCCACAGCCCCATCTGATCcgctgtgtgtgcgtcagtccTGCTCGCTGCGGTAAACCCCGTATGGAGGGGATGCGGTCTCACCGCTGCGTAAACATGGCTCAGCATCAGCACCAACACCAGCATCGGCTCTTCTACTGCGTCCTACTGCTCCTGTGTGCGGTCAGAACCATCAGCGCCAGGGCCTCGCAGATCTCCGACCTCAAATCCAAGATCACGGGCGTCGAGGAGCTGCTTGAGGAATTCCGCAAGCAGCTCCAACAGGACCAGGCGTACTCCACCGGCAGGCAGGGCGGCGGTGGCGCGGTCGTGGACTCCTGCCTGGGCGAGTTCACCAGCGCCGACGAGCTCATCATCCGCGCCAAGGCCTCAATCGAACAGGGGGCAACGTTCCTCTCGCCCGGCCCGGTGTACAACTGGAAGGACTGCCTACACGCCTGTTGCTCCGAGCCCCACTGCACCCTGGCCGTGGTGCAGGAGGACCTAGGCGAATCCGAGGAGAGCCTCCATTGTTATCTGTTTAATTGCACGTACAGGAACAAGAACGTGTGCTCGTTCACGCCGCAGCAGGGGTTCAGCACCTACAGCCGCGGGGCCAACGCGACGGTGGGGCACCCCTCACCggcacccctctcctcctccgggggGAGTTCAGACAAGAACACCGCCGGCGCCGCAGGACCCGCGCACACCCCCACTAACGATGACGATCCGAGTAAGAAATGTGATTATTTTGGGTGATGATGTTATATAGCATATTACAATTTTTTTCCAGATTAGTATATAGCGGAAATAATAATGTAAACACTCTGTGTTGTGCATTGAAAACCACTGAAATACATTCGTAGGGCCTAGTGGTTTTCAATGCACACCCCAGGTAGGATTCTGTGACTGCCACAACGCTGCAAAGTGGACATGATTGACACCAGGCAGCAGTTGAAATAAGTCATTCCTTTCTATTGTGTCGTATCCTCATAACATAGGCAGGCCTGGAGGCCGCTCCTTTGCTCCACCAGTTAGTTTAGCTTATTTCAACATAGCCATATCGCTGTTTAACGTCTCAAACTAAGCGTCTGACAAATGCAGGTTGAACTGGCCGGTTGTGTCTGTAATTGTTAGCCTCTGAACAATTGACCATgatacaaaacaaaatggatacAGTAGCTCCATTCTAAGGGACGCCTATAACGTGATGCAAAATAGATGCAGAAGCTTTATTAATGTACAGTCAGGGAAGCCTGTAGTCTTGAAAGAGTCTAGTTGGCTTCGTCAATGGTTGTGCTCTAAAAAAACCCATAGCTCACATCGGTCAGGCTGGCTGGATGTGTTCATGACTGTGTTTATGGGTGGATGATGCAGGTTCCCGTGTGGCCCtttctctctatgtatctctctctacatctttATGTAAAAAACGGTTGCAGGTATTTCCATCCACCTCCAACCTTGTGGACTAAACCACTATAGCACCTATACGGTCTCCGTTTATCCAAACTATCGGTCCATGGAGATGGCCTGTAGGTGGCAGAGGTCCATGCGGAAAGTACTGACCCCCTGCCGTGGTCTGTGTGCCcctggtagaggtggtggaCGAGCCCCCGCGCAGTGACGCCGGGCAGGACGTGGTGATCCAGCTGCCCACCGACTGGGCCGTGCTGGACGGGCGCGACAGCCTGGACGACTACGGGGTCAGCCGCTACGAGTGGACGCTGGTGCAGGGGGAGCCCTCCGTCAGCATgaaggtgggtgggggtgtgagtgagtgggtgtaagtgtgtgtgtgtgtgtgtgtgtgtgttagtctgagtgagtgtgtgtgtgtgtgtgtgtgtttttctggatgTGAGTGTGGgctatgtgtttatgtttttctgtttgtgtgtgttactgattgtttgtttgtgtgtgtgaaatatatTGTTAAATAGGCCTGATTTTCTTCTTTCTCATTTCTTTAATCTCCTATCTTCCTTCCCCAGTTTCTATTGAGATGCTGTAACCTGCATACATGTGTAAACTCCTCTTATCTTGATGTCCTTCGAACATTCGTCCTTGAATGTAATGTGTTCCTGAATGTAATGTTCAGCATGCTCTATCAACAGGGGCTTTTGGACAGTGTGTTTGCAGTAGTTAAGTCAACACAGGGACATATGTCCAGGGTTCCATAGAGCCCTGATGGTTGCAGACATGCTGATAAATGCTGTGTGCTATTGACTTACCTCAGCCACATGACATAATACATGGAGGCAGGCCCAAACTTCTGATTAGGCGTTTATTTGgaaagttacacacacacacacacacacacacacacacacacacacacacacacacacacacacacacacacacacacacacacacacacacgcacacacacacacacacacacagacacacacacacacacacacacacacacacacacacacacacacacacacacacacacacacacacacacactcactgttatTTAACATTTCATTAAGTGTTGGAAGGATATGgcatacaaaaaacaaacataattcaCTTAATTTACGATGGAATAAGGTATAGCGTAAACGCACACACGGTTATCAATTTTGGTACTGTAAATCCATTCCAGAAattatttcaatatatgtactgGAATAGttgtatatgtaaaaaaattGTTTCAACCTATATTCTTAGCTTTGAACTCACAATCACATAATAATAGGCAAGCTATTACAGCTATACAAACATCCTACAACATTGGTTCCCAAATGTAGATGCGCGGCCACTAGGGGCagcacacagaggggggggggcagccttcCTGAAGCATTCACCCACACAGAACCCtactttctctccccctccactccccaGGTGAGCCACCCAGGGCTGCTGAAGATCAGCGGACTGCAGCAGGGGGAGTACACCTTCCAGATGACCGTCACGGACACCGGCGGCCAGAAGAGCTCAGACAACGTGTCGGTCACCGTGCTCGCACCGGAGCGCCTCGCAGAAGGTGACTCTTCTTAGATGGGGCACAAGACCAATCTGCAGTGAGCTCTTGTTTCTGGCACATGGCCTGGCCTTCCTGCCCTTCAGAAAGATCTCTAACCGACCTTGCCCGGGgtcgggccaatcacaacccCTTCATAGTATGAGGCGGGTTTGATATGATGACTTGTACAGAGGAAAGTTTCATACAATTGTTTGCGAGCCAACTATAAATGCAAGTGCAGCACGACTGCTGAAACAACCAGATAGCAAAGGGGAATATGTCTGACTGTCGGATGAAAAAGCAATGGTTGGTGCTCGAGTCAGCGCACACCCCACAGCTTAACAACAGAGGACAGAAGATTGGATAATGTTGGCTCATCAATGCTTCAATCTGCCAACGGCACACATATATAGAAACGTATTGAATAGGATAATATACTAGCCCTATCAAATATATATGAGCATTGACAGCACTGGTAAATGTACCTTTTAAGCGCTCTCTTCAAATTTTATCTATTACATCACGGAACACTTTAGACTCATGTTTGTGGGGGATATTGGATCGATATCCCATGCTAtgaaatataaattaatatattctTATCATCATGTCAGAGTTAAATTATgcatagagggagagatggcaGAAAAGGTCTTGCATTGCACGCACCTGTAATTGACAGGCAAGATatattccctgaaccaatcagggatcAGATGTCCTGATTGGCCAGAAGGGAGCCAGGAGTAAATTCAAATCTAAATTGGGTCATAGTGGGGCAGGCTGAGTCAACTCAAAACTGATATTCAAAAACAGCTGACGGATGGCTGTGGCTTTTCTAAAACATGACCCTGATTGAGTAGTTCTTAACTGTAACCTCCAGTACCTCTATGAAGCATGCTCCAGACAGGCTGTGACTCTACGGGGTCCCCCTGTGTTCCCCAGTGTGCACAGGCCGCTGCTCCCACTACCAGTTCCTGTGTGACGACGGCTGCTGCATCGACATCGACTACGCCTGCGACGGCAAGCAGCACTGTCCAGACAACTCGGACGAGGACTTCTGCCCCAAATGTACGTAGGTGATCACTGTCGATACTGGGACATCAGTACGTTGTTGTTTACATGTTAGCCAAAGTGACTGGGTGAATTCAGCTATAGGAAGGAGGAGGTCCAAGCATGCATGTAGGTAGTTTGGCTGTGTACATTGGGAAACTAATCCATAAAACAAAATAGCCACTTACCTATCCCGCCCCGTCTGCCAATTCTTGTGTTAGCCTGGAAGATGTCTTCAACTATATCGGACAATAAGCAATAAATTGATGAACCTCGTTGATGGATTGTGACGaaatttaaattttttaataaaaatatgtaGGCCGATTGACTAGATGGGTGTGTCCTATGCAGTTGAAAGCAGCAGGAAGTCAGTGACCCATCCCGTGTCTGGAGGGGCCGTCAGCCACAGCGTGCCTGCAGCGTCCCAGATAGAGGGGGCCGACTCCACACTGCGGACGGGGCCCGAGGTCCGGAAGACGGTGGAGAGCGTCGTGCCCCACCCAGTGGCGCCTGAGCCCCAGGACCGGACCAAGGCggccccccctccgcctcctcctccaccagctcacCAGGGCCCCAGTGTCCAGGACGCCCCCGCAGGCCAAGGTACTGGGAATATGCTGCTTTAAACTGGGAGAATGTGTTTGTTACAAGTCTTAGCGTTCATGGGTTGCTCCTTAAGTCCCAATTGGGaccattgtgtctgtgtgtgtgtgtgtgtgtgtgtgtgtgtgtgtgtgtgtgtgtgtgtgtgtgtgtgtgtgtgtgtgtgtgtgtgtgtgtgtgtgtgtgtgtgtgtgtgtgtgtgtgtatgtgttcgtgtaggtgtatgtgttcgtgtaggtgtatgtgttcatgtatgcgtatgggtttgtgtatgtgtatgcttgtgtatgtgtgcgtgaatgcatTATCTGCCCATGCTAATGTAAGATTCCTCCAGGTGCTTCGGTTTCCTCCCACACTACCGACTGGAATAATAGGTTGATACCTCAGACACTGCCCTCGAGCAAGCAGGGCAGTATAACGTAGAATAACTAGTTCATAATAACATATTTATCTTTATGTGAAGCCTCATTTACAAAAGAGACTATTCTGTTCTGCACCAATGGAGGATTGTGTGCAGtctttggggaggggggggggggggtgtagcatAGCGACAGATGGCTACCTCCGTTTCAGTCCCAGAGACGAAGGTAAAATGTCGGTTGGTCCCAAAACCCGGCCAAAGCAAACGGGCCACACTCTGCCATGATGTGAGTGTGGCCGATATCCCTTTGCTGCAGAGAACAAAAGCATCTCTTGTCCCGCGCCCCCTCCCACCTTTACTGTTATCTGATACCTGAATCGGACCgggaaagagagggaatgagagagtcGAGAAAGGTTACCGTCGCCGGCACCATCGCTTCACGTTGAATACAAAGTCCCACTATGGTAACGACATTCATGGGAGTCTGGAGTCTCTCTCGGCAACAGGCCGTAATCATCCCTGCTCAGGTACGAGAGGTGAGAgagctgtgtgggggggggggggggggggggtgatatgGACAAACAATGTCAAGAATGAATGCAAGATCATTCAAGGAGAAGTGATGCTTTATTAATGACCGTGGCGATGTGACAACCAGCTGTATTAACTACTAAAAAAGCACAGATGAAGGTCTTGGTCTTCGACTGTTAAACACTACAGTTCACACGAGTTAAGATGACGTGATTGACAGTCTCCCTATTCACACACAACCCTTCttgcccccaccctcccacctcccccagaTCCCTGCGCTGCCTCCCCTGTCGTCGGGCCCTGCAAAGGTACCTTCCCACGCTGGTACTATGACCGAGAGGCAGGGGAGTGCAAACACTTCCTCTACGGCGGTTGCCAGGGAAACCATAACAACTTTCTCCAGGAGAGTGACTGTGTCAATGAATGCATACAGAAGAGTAAGACGGCCTGTGACCTGATATATTTGATATGTTTTTAAGATTTGTGCTATACGTTTATAAGTTGAGTTACGGTGTGCTGTGTGAATTTGAACTTGAAATAATGATACCTTCCCAGGTCCGATAGTGAAACCAACCACTGTGCCTACCCCGACCCCAGCAACCACCCAGAGCCACACAGGTAATCCAGTCAACCCAGAAATAGACCCAAAGTCTAAGCTTTCCTTACAATCGCTCCCTTACTGCAATACTAAAGCTAACACTGTTTTGGGGGATTTTGGGTGCAGAAGGATTTAAAGAACTGATGGCACGCGGCCACGTGGAGTTGGAAGTCCCCGTCTCCAAACCATACCCAGCCAAGGACGGCCATCCTGTCCCAGAGTCAGGTGGGTTTCCAATGGAGAATGTCCCACCATGACATGCTAACTCACCCGTCTTTGTGCTTCAAGAGATTCAAATTTTGTCAACAAAATTTTTCACATATTCTGAAATCTCTCTATATTGGTATCAATTATCCTATAAACCTCCTAAGTGTTTTATTTTCCGAACCCGGTTTTTTGTAGCTTAGCGCACCTCGGTCACATTCACCACAGGTCTTATATTGGCCTGTTGCTTCCTCCCAACAGGTGCCATCCTCCCCCTGGCTCTTGGCATCCTCATCACCTCCCTGCTCCTGCTTATGATTGGCTGCCGCCTCCGCCTTGTCCGCCACAAGCTGAAGAAGACCCGCCCCCTCACCACAGAGGAGTCCGATTACCTCATCAACGGCATGTACCTTTAACCTGCTAACGGAGGGATCGGTGTTGACATCGCTCTTCAGTCCGACCCTGCAGAACCGAAGATTAGCTGCTGGATTCATCATACATACTGTATCCCttgaattgtttgtttgttcaatcAGAAAACTCTCGACCCACGTGTCCGTGATGACAGGCTgcatgccccccctccccctttccccgtGCTCAGAGCCATACTCTAATCTCCCCCAGGATTGGTCAATGCAACTTTCTGTCGGCATGTTCCCTGAGCAGGGGTGATGCTCATTGGATGATATCAATGAATGAAGAGATTATTCCCTGCTGTCTTGTCTCAACAATCCTTGTATatatagagaaagagagcgagagagagatataccagtggttcccaaccttggtCAGGCATATGGGGTCGCAAGAGATTGCGATGCATTTATATTCTCTCGGGCATTGATATAACCGGCAGATGTTGCTTGGCCAAAAAATTAGTTGTATGGAAGCAGATGCATGAAAGTTAAAGTTGGGGTCACAAACAGGCTGGCAACGGGGTCAAAAGCCAaaaagtttgggaaccactgacATATATACACAAGCTCAgcgtttaaatatatattttgcatcCTATTTTCCTGTTTGTGTTGTTGATGCTGTACATAACCATTCCTCTGCCACCGAGTGGCCCTGTTGTCCTATTGTTTGTGCCATGTATGTTTTGTTCTGCTTTTAATCAACCCTAGAAACTAAATGAACAGAGCTTTGTAATTAAGTATATTCTTAAAGTTAATTAATTTGTCTCCTGCAGTCATTTAAATCTCTAGTATGTGCCTGATCATTACAGTAACAGATATGTTACGGACCAGATTGTTTTTAGATGCATATGTCTATATGGCCTCTACATCCTGTGTCTTATAAAGTTTATTACCAAATATAGcttgcttcttcttcttttagtcaagtagagagagacaaaaaatcaCCAGCATCTTTTTATTGTCACATATCATTCCAGGAAGTTTGAAAGTGCTGCATCCTCAACTGTCACACCACACTACAAACGTGCTTTCCTTAATCCATTTCTCAAAGCTTTGCACGACAAAAGAAATCAGACATttgctgtaggcctatattgttTAATTTGGCAAAGCAGCGACTGCCCAATTCCTCACCAGTAACTGGTAGAGCCTGCACTGGATGATGAATAAAATCTCACAACAAAAAACCCAAAACCTAAAGCAACATCATCCCCAGATGAAAAGCACTGCTCTGGCACTTTCCTCTGAATAACTAGTGCTCCCATCTTTATGTAATATAGCAGTTGCTAGCATTCAGACGCATTTTCTTAGTGTAAGTGTGCCATGTACTACAAGTGCTGAATCATCCAACCAAACGAGGCTGCGTAGCTTAGCTCCCAGTTTGTGCTGCTTTTGAACGTGCGTTCTGTGTGTTGAAAGGGAAAGACTGGGCTAAGGAGGCAAGCGCTTGGACTGTAAGCGGGACGGGTGATTGAGTGAGACAGACCCTTGGGCCCGGCGGCAATGCCTTTCCTCCTAAAGCTCGTCGTGGTTACCGTTGCATTGTACCTATGTGCAGCTTTGTATACGCTCAAAATGGCCTGTTGACGATAATGGTGGGGAATTTAACTGATAaaatatatcacacacacacacaaacaaaattcCAGCaatgcaagaaaaaaataataagaatgcaTAAAAATCTGATGAATAAGAGACCTCTCCTTcgcctctctctccgtttcaCTCCCCAGTGCTCAGCTGTAAGCATCCCACTCGTAAACATCCAATAGCACCCTGCCCGCCCCTTCAAGGCCGTAGCATCAGTCGTACTGTAATGAGCTGACAGAAATACGTGTTATGGTATGTGAGGTGAGGCATTGAAAAACCACGGATCCCGATGGGGACAGAGCCTCAGTCTTTAGTGTTCTCCTAAAGTTCAAGTTGCATCGTGAAGTCTTCCTCTTTAGAGTTCATCCCTGtgagaggaaaggaaaaaaacaacaacatggatGTTAGGAGACGTCAAGAGAACACAACCATTGGACGTCATGCAtgtcagggggggaggagggggtcgcAGTTAGGCAGCAGCCATGCAAAGGGCAGCGAGGCACTACCGAGAACAGCCAAAAAGCCTGACTCAAATCAATGCATTACAATTAGGTGTGTTCAGGATATGGTAgtaaagaaaataatatatCACCTTCTGTTGGTTTTTATATAACACGCAACTAGGGTGTATTCAAATTGGCTCACTTGTTCCCTCATTCCCTTAGCCTACCAAGTGGACACTATATAGCACACTATTTAGGGAACAAGTCATGCAGGGAATAGGGGGAATTAGGTTGTCATCCCAtagagctcatttgcataaacaACCTGTATGGACCAACCATCTCTTTAAGATGATACAGATAACAATGAAACAGCTATACATCACGGGCTACAGGGCGGAAATAAAAGTACATTATGGGTATTAACTAGCGTACTCTATAGGGAAACAGATTTGTATACTCAAATTTCCGACAACTACAACATGGTGAGGCCCCAAATATTGCATTATATAGGACACAAGTGAACCAATTCGAAAACAGCAATAAACTTCGCAGCAAACCTTTGGGTCAGTGCCATCTTTGATGAAACATGACTCAGTGCATGTCATCGTATCAGTGATGGCACTTGCCATACACCAGGGCAAATATCACTACCAAGACAGAAATAGCAGTAGCAAATTATCTATGGCACTGAGCCT
Encoded proteins:
- the lrp11 gene encoding low-density lipoprotein receptor-related protein 11 — encoded protein: MEGMRSHRCVNMAQHQHQHQHRLFYCVLLLLCAVRTISARASQISDLKSKITGVEELLEEFRKQLQQDQAYSTGRQGGGGAVVDSCLGEFTSADELIIRAKASIEQGATFLSPGPVYNWKDCLHACCSEPHCTLAVVQEDLGESEESLHCYLFNCTYRNKNVCSFTPQQGFSTYSRGANATVGHPSPAPLSSSGGSSDKNTAGAAGPAHTPTNDDDPKVVDEPPRSDAGQDVVIQLPTDWAVLDGRDSLDDYGVSRYEWTLVQGEPSVSMKVSHPGLLKISGLQQGEYTFQMTVTDTGGQKSSDNVSVTVLAPERLAEVCTGRCSHYQFLCDDGCCIDIDYACDGKQHCPDNSDEDFCPKFESSRKSVTHPVSGGAVSHSVPAASQIEGADSTLRTGPEVRKTVESVVPHPVAPEPQDRTKAAPPPPPPPPAHQGPSVQDAPAGQDPCAASPVVGPCKGTFPRWYYDREAGECKHFLYGGCQGNHNNFLQESDCVNECIQKSPIVKPTTVPTPTPATTQSHTEGFKELMARGHVELEVPVSKPYPAKDGHPVPESGAILPLALGILITSLLLLMIGCRLRLVRHKLKKTRPLTTEESDYLINGMYL